The Mauremys reevesii isolate NIE-2019 linkage group 1, ASM1616193v1, whole genome shotgun sequence genome segment GCTGTCCCGGCATTGGCCATTCTGTCTTCTTTCCTGACAGCCTGTTCTTTACCAACAGTAACTGGAATCACTAACCACTGCATTGTAACCAAGGACACAATTTAGCTTGCAGTGTCTTTTTTTATTACTGTATGAGAAGAAAAGAATCCAGGGGATTCTCAGATCCCAGGTTGACTTTGCAGGGTTGTAGTTAGAAACCCCTCCCCCGCTCATCTTTTGACTTGTATATCAAGCAGATTTGATATAAAGACCCCATAAAGGTGGATCCCCAGGATATCATTTTGACCTTGCAGAACAGGACCATATTTTAATGAATATTTTTGGTGTGAAAACCTAATATACATTTCTAGTGTAATGAAACGCACAGGTAtattgtatgtgtatatatatgtgtgtgtatgtgtatatatatataggagaGAGCTGGAAAAGCAATTGTTTGTGCAGTAGGTTTTGTGTACAGATTACTTCTTAATTCTTCGAAGGTTAAtctgtggttgtttttttgtcaTAGGTGCACATGTGACTGCCACAGATCTGCCTGAAGTACTAGGAAACCTTCAGTACAATATTCTCAAAAATACCAAAATGAAATGTAAGCATCAGCCCCAGGTTAAAGAACTCTCCTGGGGAGTTGATTTAGAGAAGAACTTTCCCAAGTCTTTGTGTCAGTTTGACTACATCATGGCTGCTGATGTTGTGTACTACCATCCcttcctggaggagctgctgcttaCCTTCCATCACTTGTGTCAGGACAACACTGTTATTCTCTGGGCCATGAGATTCAGGCTGGACACACAGAACCAATTTATGAGCAGATTTCAGGAATTGTTTGACCTGGAGGTAATTTCCAATTTCCCCAGTTTAAACATAACATTGTATAAGGCAATGAGAAGAGGCAAGAAGATGATGTGATTTCCAACTTGAGtattagagtgtgtgtgtggcgggggggggggggcgtttgaGTTTCTTCACAGGTTCCATGTTAACACTTGATGACACCTGTAGATTATGTGCTTTTTAGGGTTAAATCAATGTCATGTcataa includes the following:
- the LOC120395881 gene encoding protein-lysine methyltransferase METTL21E-like isoform X1 encodes the protein MDMIPSQCNHLISAELTRKPEYKEDKNEDEQTVAEIMRRRFSPAVVTNRPWECFHFAGHEIKITEATECYGAVVWPSALVLCHFLETNAKQYSLVDKSVIEIGAGTGLVSIVATLLGAHVTATDLPEVLGNLQYNILKNTKMKCKHQPQVKELSWGVDLEKNFPKSLCQFDYIMAADVVYYHPFLEELLLTFHHLCQDNTVILWAMRFRLDTQNQFMSRFQELFDLEVISNFPSLNITLYKAMRRGKKMM
- the LOC120395881 gene encoding protein-lysine methyltransferase METTL21E-like isoform X3, which codes for MRRRFSPAVVTNRPWECFHFAGHEIKITEATECYGAVVWPSALVLCHFLETNAKQYSLVDKSVIEIGAGTGLVSIVATLLGAHVTATDLPEVLGNLQYNILKNTKMKCKHQPQVKELSWGVDLEKNFPKSLCQFDYIMAADVVYYHPFLEELLLTFHHLCQDNTVILWAMRFRLDTQNQFMSRFQELFDLEVISNFPSLNITLYKAMRRGKKMM
- the LOC120395881 gene encoding protein-lysine methyltransferase METTL21E-like isoform X2, producing MFFTQQQGRHLGDLTNWKESTYKDKNEDEQTVAEIMRRRFSPAVVTNRPWECFHFAGHEIKITEATECYGAVVWPSALVLCHFLETNAKQYSLVDKSVIEIGAGTGLVSIVATLLGAHVTATDLPEVLGNLQYNILKNTKMKCKHQPQVKELSWGVDLEKNFPKSLCQFDYIMAADVVYYHPFLEELLLTFHHLCQDNTVILWAMRFRLDTQNQFMSRFQELFDLEVISNFPSLNITLYKAMRRGKKMM